The Anolis carolinensis isolate JA03-04 chromosome 1, rAnoCar3.1.pri, whole genome shotgun sequence genome window below encodes:
- the mlh3 gene encoding DNA mismatch repair protein Mlh3 isoform X2, whose amino-acid sequence MIKCLPEEVQATLRSGVAISSLGQCAEELVFNSIDAKATCVAVRVDLETFKVQVVDNGCGMGREDISKIGNRYFTSKCGSLEDLENLRFYGFRGEALASIANIASILEISSKTRKTATSFLKMFHNGKGLEVSETEMNRPCAGTTVTVYNLFYNLPVRRKCMNSSLELERMRHKIEAISLIHPSVSFSLRNDTACSMVLQLSKTKDLCSRFSQIYSLSKSQKLREVKYKSGGFEIYGFISTEGHYNKNIQFLYVNNRLILKTRLHKLIDFLLRKQSTICKTKNGSLQSSPARHRSGSEAYGVFVINVKCQYDEYDVCLEPAKTLIEFRNWAALLTCVEEGIKAFLKQEHLYNEPSGEDIKEFNENNGFCLTNTAALETCITEEKDRKESFKRACDNIVDSYEMFNLQSKSVKRKIALAKTSSDHTESVRNVGRVDICPDLTVSNEPIELRSSKVDNLLTNKNGTTPDLPELNNQQEESGRSVKPRIEVDSFRSPKEHSGQDRSVVLETDKHTSTSLCTEKCGKDQINQQNKVFQRNELNSAIVEHVKMVGDVNKFILEHGMKEKYQAVKEGREPSRRSNTNRVEVMEGRPMKLCSTGLVTHLVQNQKTHNSMERNNLLSRQSKLGPLSAKDIFENRLGFLAQIPNSQQHLKITNTESTNACISELKNNVSSILVDDSMDFGPSYNEEFSSVSSSGSVHISSTTKHRQMTERSLKPRSSGFTKLSLHRKLGSLDRFKRHYGNIKSTSPIPDVEKRNEDEVPVCYRSLHDETTDNQNFSICEGPSKHAVSSNGVRDCLLSFKKSQYCMGKKILSEKALNISPIKLTDSLQIGKKNISDTLVTGTLAFKLSQMKKSLKRPTGSLLEVSQACSIQNDEDRWKLSTQNNILQQVCQIPQFSLEEQTKSCSFASTAAQLNVMESPSRRSEDAEDTSRCNFIDTDGEYMVSPNRSLTSINRELDSGASYEAKGIMNESTKQAVKSYDSQCITVSRNLENATDDPNVYDSKTSQTQNSEWLNQFDASLGKTVYINPVTGLSTYNAPPNGDSQAVCTKDISTMAVNVIENNGFQCRCHPFRSELVMPFLPRPQNERNFASQDFRDTPGESLQSLFSEWDNPVFAHCPELAVNVSNGEADNLAVKIHNIMYPYRFTKNMIDSMQVLNQVDNKFIACLINTDENEEAVLHGNLLVLVDQHAAHERVRLEQLITDSYEKQSETSGRKKLLASTVCPPLEIEITEDHRRLLRCCHKGLEDLGLELFFPENQPSQILVGKVPLCFVEREANELRRGRQTVAKNIVQEFIQEQAELLQTTGGAQGTLPLTVLKVLASQACHGAIKFNDNLTFEDCCRLMESLSCCQLPFQCAHGRPSMLPLADVDHLHQESQPKPNLAKLRRMVKAWQHFGKENSSEKT is encoded by the exons ATGATCAAATGCTTGCCTGAAGAAGTACAAGCCACTTTGCGGTCTGGAGTGGCCATCAGCTCCTTGGGCCAGTGTGCTGAGGAGCTTGTCTTCAACAGTATAGATGCTAAAGCTACCTGCGTGGCTGTTAGAGTCGACTTGGAAACCTTTAAGGTCCAGGTGGTGGATAATGGCTGTGGTATGGGAAGAGAAGATATCAGCAAGATCGGGAATAGATATTTTACTAGTAAGTGCGGTTCATTGGAAGACCTGGAAAATTTACGTTTTTATGGTTTCCGTGGAGAAGCTTTGGCAAGCATTGCAAACATTGCCAGTATCTTGGAAATATCATCCAAAACGAGAAAAACAGCAACCAGTTTCTTGAAAATGTTTCACAATGGGAAAGGACTTGAAGTCtctgaaacagaaatgaatagaCCATGTGCTGGAACAACTGTGACAGTATACAACTTATTCTATAACTTACCTGTGCGGAGAAAGTGCATGAACTCTAGTCTGGAACTGGAGAGAATGAGGCATAAAATAGAGGCTATTTCACTTATCcatccttctgtctccttttcttTAAGGAATGATACCGCCTGTTCCATGGTGCTTCAGCTGTCCAAAACAAAAGACTTGTGCTCCCGGTTTTCTCAGATTTATAGTCTAAGCAAATCACAGAAATTGCGAGAAGTGAAATATAAATCTGGAGGATTTGAAATCTATGGTTTTATCAGTACTGAAGGGCATTACAATAAAAATATTCAGTTTTTATATGTAAATAATAGACTGATATTAAAAACAAGGCTGCATAAACTTATTGATTTTTTACTAAGAAAACAGAGTACTATATGTAAGACAAAAAATGGATCGTTGCAGTCAAGTCCTGCTCGTCACCGTTCTGGCTCAGAAGCCTATGGAGTCTTTGTTATCAATGTGAAGTGTCAGTATGATGAATACGATGTGTGTTTGGAACCTGCAAAAACTCTAATAGAGTTTCGCAATTGGGCTGCTCTCCTAACTTGCGTTGAGGAAGGAATAAAAGCATTCTTGAAGCAAGAACATCTATATAATGAGCCGTCTGGCGAAGATATTAAAGAGTTTAATGAAAACAATGGATTTTGTTTGACTAATACTGCAGCTTTAGAGACATGTATCACAGAGGAGAAGGACAGGAAGGAGAGTTTTAAGAGAGCCTGTGATAATATTGTGGATTCTTATGAAATGTTTAATCTGCAGTCAAAATCTGTCAAAAGGAAAATAGCTCTTGCAAAAACATCATCAGATCACACAGAATCTGTTCGCAATGTGGGGAGAGTAGATATTTGTCCAGATTTAACTGTTAGCAATGAACCTATTGAACTTAGAAGCAGTAAAGTAGACAATCTTTTGACTAATAAAAATGGAACCACACCAGATCTCCCTGAATTGAATAATCAACAGGAAGAGTCAGGCAGGTCTGTTAAACCACGGATTGAAGTAGATAGTTTCAGGTCTCCAAAAGAACATAGTGGGCAGGATAGATCAGTTGTGTTAGAAACAGACAAACATACCAGTACCTCACTTTGCACTGAAAAATGTGGTAAAGATCAAATTAATCAACAAAATAAAGTATTTCAGAGAAATGAGCTGAACTCTGCCATAGTAGAACATGTAAAAATGGTGGGAGATGTTAATAAGTTTATTTTGGAACATGGTATGAAAGAAAAATACCAGGCAGTGAAAGAGGGCAGAGAACCTTCTAGAAGATCCAATACTAATAGAGTAGAAGTAATGGAAGGGAGACCGATGAAGCTGTGTTCCACTGGCCTTGTAACACACTTGGTACAaaatcagaaaacacataactCAATGGAAAGAAACAATCTTTTGAGCAGACAGTCTAAATTAGGGCCACTAAGTGCAAAAGATATATTTGAAAATAGACTAGGATTTTTGGCACAGATTCCAAATAgtcaacaacatttaaaaataacaaatacagAAAGTACTAATGCGTGCATATCAGAGCTAAAGAATAATGTATCTTCAATTCTTGTAGATGATAGTATGGACTTTGGGCCATCATACAATGAAGAATTTAGTTCTGTGAGTTCTTCAGGTTCAGTTCATATATCTAGTACAACTAAGCATAGGCAAATGACTGAACGTTCACTTAAGCCAAGATCCTCTGGTTTTACAAAATTAAGCTTGCATCGAAAGCTGGGCTCATTGGATAGATTTAAGAGACATTATGGAAATATAAAAAGCACGTCACCAATACCTGATGTGGAAAAGAGGAATGAGGACGAGGTACCAGTCTGTTACAGGTCTCTTCATGATGAGACTACAGATAATCAAAATTTCAGCATTTGTGAAGGTCCTAGCAAGCATGCTGTTTCCAGTAATGGTGTCCGTGATTGCTTGCTTTCCTTTAAGAAGTCTCAGTATTGCATGGGAAAAAAGATATTAAGTGAAAAAGCTTTAAATATAAGTCCTATAAAACTGACAGATTCCTTGCAAATCggaaagaaaaatatttctgaCACTCTGGTAACAGGAACACTTGCTTTTAAATTATCTCAAATGAAGAAAAGTCTTAAAAGGCCCACAGGGTCACTTTTAGAAGTATCTCAAGCATGCTCAATTCAAAATGATGAAGACAGATGGAAACTGTcaacacaaaataatattttgcagCAAGTTTGCCAAATTCCTCAGTTTTCCCTAGAAGAACAGACAAAGAGTTGCTCTTTTGCCTCAACTGCTGCACAACTTAATGTCATGGAAAGCCCAAGTAGAAGATCAGAGGATGCTGAAGATACTTCGAGATGTAATTTCATTGACACCGATGGAGAATATATGGTCTCACCAAACAGAAGTTTAACTAGTATTAATAGAGAGTTGGATTCTGGAGCTTCCTATGAAGCTAAAGGTATTATGAATGAATCTACAAAGCAAGCTGTGAAATCCTATGACTCTCAGTGTATCACTGTGTCCAGGAACTTAGAAAATGCCACAGATGATCCAAATGTATACGATAGTAAGACATCACAAACACAAAATTCTGAGTGGTTGAACCAGTTTGATGCATCATTGGGCAAGACAGTATACATCAACCCAGTGACTGGACTCAGCACCTATAATGCTCCTCCCAATGGGGACTCTCAAGCAGTATGTACCAAGGATATAAGTACAATGGCTGTAAATGTCATTGAGAATAATG GGTTTCAGTGCAGATGCCACCCCTTTAGAAGTGAGCTTGTTATGCCCTTCCTTCCAAGACCTCAGAATGAGAGGAATTTTGCAAGCCAAGATTTCAGAG ATACTCCAGGAGAATCTCTTCagtccctgttttcagaatgggaTAATCCTGTTTTTGCTCACTGCCCAGAG CTAGCTGTTAATGTGAGCAATGGAGAGGCTGATAATCTTGCTGTGAAAATCCATAACATCATGTATCCTTATCGGTTCACCAAGAACATGATTGATTCAATGCAG GTTCTTAATCAAGTGGACAATAAATTTATTGCTTGTTTAATCAACACAGATGAAAATGAAGAAGCAG ttcTCCATGGAAACCTTCTTGTGCTTGTGGATCAGCATGCTGCTCATGAGCGTGTCCGCCTTGAGCAACTAATCACAG ATTCCTATGAGAAGCAGTCTGAAACATCGGGCAGGAAGAAATTATTAGCATCCACTGTATGTCCCCCCTTGGAGATTGAGATTACAGAAGATCACCGGAGACTCTTGCG GTGCTGCCACAAAGGTCTGGAGGACCTAGGTCTTGAATTATTCTTTCCAGAGAACCAGCCTTCTCAGATCCTTGTTGGGAAAGTGCCACTGTGTTTTGTGGAGAGAGAGGCCAATGAATTGCGCCGTGGAAGGCAGACAGTGGCAAAGAACATTGTGCAG GAATTCATTCAAGAGCAAGCTGAG CTACTGCAAACAACAGGAGGAGCACAGGGAACATTGCCACTGACAGTTTTGAAGGTACTTGCATCCCAGGCTTGTCATG GTGCTATTAAGTTCAATGACAACTTGACTTTTGAGGATTGCTGCCGTCTTATGGAGTCTTTGTCTTGCTGTCAGTTACCCTTCCAATGTGCTCATGGCAGACCCTCAATGCTGCCTCTTGCGGATGTAGATCATCTCCACCAGGAAAGCCAG CCTAAACCTAACCTGGCCAAACTAAGGAGAATGGTTAAAGCCTGGCAACATTTTGGGAAAGAAAACAGTTCTGAGAAAACATGA
- the mlh3 gene encoding DNA mismatch repair protein Mlh3 isoform X1 — translation MIKCLPEEVQATLRSGVAISSLGQCAEELVFNSIDAKATCVAVRVDLETFKVQVVDNGCGMGREDISKIGNRYFTSKCGSLEDLENLRFYGFRGEALASIANIASILEISSKTRKTATSFLKMFHNGKGLEVSETEMNRPCAGTTVTVYNLFYNLPVRRKCMNSSLELERMRHKIEAISLIHPSVSFSLRNDTACSMVLQLSKTKDLCSRFSQIYSLSKSQKLREVKYKSGGFEIYGFISTEGHYNKNIQFLYVNNRLILKTRLHKLIDFLLRKQSTICKTKNGSLQSSPARHRSGSEAYGVFVINVKCQYDEYDVCLEPAKTLIEFRNWAALLTCVEEGIKAFLKQEHLYNEPSGEDIKEFNENNGFCLTNTAALETCITEEKDRKESFKRACDNIVDSYEMFNLQSKSVKRKIALAKTSSDHTESVRNVGRVDICPDLTVSNEPIELRSSKVDNLLTNKNGTTPDLPELNNQQEESGRSVKPRIEVDSFRSPKEHSGQDRSVVLETDKHTSTSLCTEKCGKDQINQQNKVFQRNELNSAIVEHVKMVGDVNKFILEHGMKEKYQAVKEGREPSRRSNTNRVEVMEGRPMKLCSTGLVTHLVQNQKTHNSMERNNLLSRQSKLGPLSAKDIFENRLGFLAQIPNSQQHLKITNTESTNACISELKNNVSSILVDDSMDFGPSYNEEFSSVSSSGSVHISSTTKHRQMTERSLKPRSSGFTKLSLHRKLGSLDRFKRHYGNIKSTSPIPDVEKRNEDEVPVCYRSLHDETTDNQNFSICEGPSKHAVSSNGVRDCLLSFKKSQYCMGKKILSEKALNISPIKLTDSLQIGKKNISDTLVTGTLAFKLSQMKKSLKRPTGSLLEVSQACSIQNDEDRWKLSTQNNILQQVCQIPQFSLEEQTKSCSFASTAAQLNVMESPSRRSEDAEDTSRCNFIDTDGEYMVSPNRSLTSINRELDSGASYEAKGIMNESTKQAVKSYDSQCITVSRNLENATDDPNVYDSKTSQTQNSEWLNQFDASLGKTVYINPVTGLSTYNAPPNGDSQAVCTKDISTMAVNVIENNGFQCRCHPFRSELVMPFLPRPQNERNFASQDFRDTPGESLQSLFSEWDNPVFAHCPELAVNVSNGEADNLAVKIHNIMYPYRFTKNMIDSMQVLNQVDNKFIACLINTDENEEAVLHGNLLVLVDQHAAHERVRLEQLITDSYEKQSETSGRKKLLASTVCPPLEIEITEDHRRLLRCCHKGLEDLGLELFFPENQPSQILVGKVPLCFVEREANELRRGRQTVAKNIVQEFIQEQAELLQTTGGAQGTLPLTVLKVLASQACHGAIKFNDNLTFEDCCRLMESLSCCQLPFQCAHGRPSMLPLADVDHLHQESQVSQCETCLGITCFLHHRFNELSVSAFGDRYMRYIYTLETVVFICEIQLFFQ, via the exons ATGATCAAATGCTTGCCTGAAGAAGTACAAGCCACTTTGCGGTCTGGAGTGGCCATCAGCTCCTTGGGCCAGTGTGCTGAGGAGCTTGTCTTCAACAGTATAGATGCTAAAGCTACCTGCGTGGCTGTTAGAGTCGACTTGGAAACCTTTAAGGTCCAGGTGGTGGATAATGGCTGTGGTATGGGAAGAGAAGATATCAGCAAGATCGGGAATAGATATTTTACTAGTAAGTGCGGTTCATTGGAAGACCTGGAAAATTTACGTTTTTATGGTTTCCGTGGAGAAGCTTTGGCAAGCATTGCAAACATTGCCAGTATCTTGGAAATATCATCCAAAACGAGAAAAACAGCAACCAGTTTCTTGAAAATGTTTCACAATGGGAAAGGACTTGAAGTCtctgaaacagaaatgaatagaCCATGTGCTGGAACAACTGTGACAGTATACAACTTATTCTATAACTTACCTGTGCGGAGAAAGTGCATGAACTCTAGTCTGGAACTGGAGAGAATGAGGCATAAAATAGAGGCTATTTCACTTATCcatccttctgtctccttttcttTAAGGAATGATACCGCCTGTTCCATGGTGCTTCAGCTGTCCAAAACAAAAGACTTGTGCTCCCGGTTTTCTCAGATTTATAGTCTAAGCAAATCACAGAAATTGCGAGAAGTGAAATATAAATCTGGAGGATTTGAAATCTATGGTTTTATCAGTACTGAAGGGCATTACAATAAAAATATTCAGTTTTTATATGTAAATAATAGACTGATATTAAAAACAAGGCTGCATAAACTTATTGATTTTTTACTAAGAAAACAGAGTACTATATGTAAGACAAAAAATGGATCGTTGCAGTCAAGTCCTGCTCGTCACCGTTCTGGCTCAGAAGCCTATGGAGTCTTTGTTATCAATGTGAAGTGTCAGTATGATGAATACGATGTGTGTTTGGAACCTGCAAAAACTCTAATAGAGTTTCGCAATTGGGCTGCTCTCCTAACTTGCGTTGAGGAAGGAATAAAAGCATTCTTGAAGCAAGAACATCTATATAATGAGCCGTCTGGCGAAGATATTAAAGAGTTTAATGAAAACAATGGATTTTGTTTGACTAATACTGCAGCTTTAGAGACATGTATCACAGAGGAGAAGGACAGGAAGGAGAGTTTTAAGAGAGCCTGTGATAATATTGTGGATTCTTATGAAATGTTTAATCTGCAGTCAAAATCTGTCAAAAGGAAAATAGCTCTTGCAAAAACATCATCAGATCACACAGAATCTGTTCGCAATGTGGGGAGAGTAGATATTTGTCCAGATTTAACTGTTAGCAATGAACCTATTGAACTTAGAAGCAGTAAAGTAGACAATCTTTTGACTAATAAAAATGGAACCACACCAGATCTCCCTGAATTGAATAATCAACAGGAAGAGTCAGGCAGGTCTGTTAAACCACGGATTGAAGTAGATAGTTTCAGGTCTCCAAAAGAACATAGTGGGCAGGATAGATCAGTTGTGTTAGAAACAGACAAACATACCAGTACCTCACTTTGCACTGAAAAATGTGGTAAAGATCAAATTAATCAACAAAATAAAGTATTTCAGAGAAATGAGCTGAACTCTGCCATAGTAGAACATGTAAAAATGGTGGGAGATGTTAATAAGTTTATTTTGGAACATGGTATGAAAGAAAAATACCAGGCAGTGAAAGAGGGCAGAGAACCTTCTAGAAGATCCAATACTAATAGAGTAGAAGTAATGGAAGGGAGACCGATGAAGCTGTGTTCCACTGGCCTTGTAACACACTTGGTACAaaatcagaaaacacataactCAATGGAAAGAAACAATCTTTTGAGCAGACAGTCTAAATTAGGGCCACTAAGTGCAAAAGATATATTTGAAAATAGACTAGGATTTTTGGCACAGATTCCAAATAgtcaacaacatttaaaaataacaaatacagAAAGTACTAATGCGTGCATATCAGAGCTAAAGAATAATGTATCTTCAATTCTTGTAGATGATAGTATGGACTTTGGGCCATCATACAATGAAGAATTTAGTTCTGTGAGTTCTTCAGGTTCAGTTCATATATCTAGTACAACTAAGCATAGGCAAATGACTGAACGTTCACTTAAGCCAAGATCCTCTGGTTTTACAAAATTAAGCTTGCATCGAAAGCTGGGCTCATTGGATAGATTTAAGAGACATTATGGAAATATAAAAAGCACGTCACCAATACCTGATGTGGAAAAGAGGAATGAGGACGAGGTACCAGTCTGTTACAGGTCTCTTCATGATGAGACTACAGATAATCAAAATTTCAGCATTTGTGAAGGTCCTAGCAAGCATGCTGTTTCCAGTAATGGTGTCCGTGATTGCTTGCTTTCCTTTAAGAAGTCTCAGTATTGCATGGGAAAAAAGATATTAAGTGAAAAAGCTTTAAATATAAGTCCTATAAAACTGACAGATTCCTTGCAAATCggaaagaaaaatatttctgaCACTCTGGTAACAGGAACACTTGCTTTTAAATTATCTCAAATGAAGAAAAGTCTTAAAAGGCCCACAGGGTCACTTTTAGAAGTATCTCAAGCATGCTCAATTCAAAATGATGAAGACAGATGGAAACTGTcaacacaaaataatattttgcagCAAGTTTGCCAAATTCCTCAGTTTTCCCTAGAAGAACAGACAAAGAGTTGCTCTTTTGCCTCAACTGCTGCACAACTTAATGTCATGGAAAGCCCAAGTAGAAGATCAGAGGATGCTGAAGATACTTCGAGATGTAATTTCATTGACACCGATGGAGAATATATGGTCTCACCAAACAGAAGTTTAACTAGTATTAATAGAGAGTTGGATTCTGGAGCTTCCTATGAAGCTAAAGGTATTATGAATGAATCTACAAAGCAAGCTGTGAAATCCTATGACTCTCAGTGTATCACTGTGTCCAGGAACTTAGAAAATGCCACAGATGATCCAAATGTATACGATAGTAAGACATCACAAACACAAAATTCTGAGTGGTTGAACCAGTTTGATGCATCATTGGGCAAGACAGTATACATCAACCCAGTGACTGGACTCAGCACCTATAATGCTCCTCCCAATGGGGACTCTCAAGCAGTATGTACCAAGGATATAAGTACAATGGCTGTAAATGTCATTGAGAATAATG GGTTTCAGTGCAGATGCCACCCCTTTAGAAGTGAGCTTGTTATGCCCTTCCTTCCAAGACCTCAGAATGAGAGGAATTTTGCAAGCCAAGATTTCAGAG ATACTCCAGGAGAATCTCTTCagtccctgttttcagaatgggaTAATCCTGTTTTTGCTCACTGCCCAGAG CTAGCTGTTAATGTGAGCAATGGAGAGGCTGATAATCTTGCTGTGAAAATCCATAACATCATGTATCCTTATCGGTTCACCAAGAACATGATTGATTCAATGCAG GTTCTTAATCAAGTGGACAATAAATTTATTGCTTGTTTAATCAACACAGATGAAAATGAAGAAGCAG ttcTCCATGGAAACCTTCTTGTGCTTGTGGATCAGCATGCTGCTCATGAGCGTGTCCGCCTTGAGCAACTAATCACAG ATTCCTATGAGAAGCAGTCTGAAACATCGGGCAGGAAGAAATTATTAGCATCCACTGTATGTCCCCCCTTGGAGATTGAGATTACAGAAGATCACCGGAGACTCTTGCG GTGCTGCCACAAAGGTCTGGAGGACCTAGGTCTTGAATTATTCTTTCCAGAGAACCAGCCTTCTCAGATCCTTGTTGGGAAAGTGCCACTGTGTTTTGTGGAGAGAGAGGCCAATGAATTGCGCCGTGGAAGGCAGACAGTGGCAAAGAACATTGTGCAG GAATTCATTCAAGAGCAAGCTGAG CTACTGCAAACAACAGGAGGAGCACAGGGAACATTGCCACTGACAGTTTTGAAGGTACTTGCATCCCAGGCTTGTCATG GTGCTATTAAGTTCAATGACAACTTGACTTTTGAGGATTGCTGCCGTCTTATGGAGTCTTTGTCTTGCTGTCAGTTACCCTTCCAATGTGCTCATGGCAGACCCTCAATGCTGCCTCTTGCGGATGTAGATCATCTCCACCAGGAAAGCCAGGTGAGCCAGTGTGAAACTTGTCTAGGCATAACCTGTTTTCTCCATCACAGATTTAATGAGTTATCTGTGTCTGCTTTTGGAGATAgatatatgagatatatatatacattggaAACGGTTGTATTTATCTGTGAAATACAACTATTTTTCCAGTAG